TTGTGAGACAGGTTAGTTTTACCTTACTGATGTTTTGTTGTTCCATTGGTTTATTATGTCACTGGGTTCCAGCTCTTCCAAACCCCACAGTCTCACTACCAACTCCGGAATGTCAACAAATTCTGAAATAAAGGACTCATCATCAACGACCTGCCTGACTTTACAAAAACATCTAAACCACCAGGGTACCCATAGTTTCTTTTCATCGCaccagaaaaacaaaccctACTTTTTGGCTCAAACAACCCAACCTTCTTTGCAGACACTCACCATCTCTCGGTTTAATTAATTCAGTGCAACGGGGCTGCCAGTCTGCTGGTAAAATGTCTCCAAACGATccaaaaaagcagttttgtgtTCAGTTTTAATCAGCAAAAAAGGACACATGCCACGCAGATGTTCTGAACTTTGCACTGGATTGTTTTGGCAGATGCATGAGACTCTACTTTACACTTTCTAATAGAATAGCCTATTCAGTAGCACTTTTGTACGTAAAAGTTCAGCTCTATAAAACTTATTCTGGCTCTTCCAACAAACAGCAACTGGTGTGTCCACACAACATGCAGCAAATGTTCTATTCTGCATATCTTAGTACTTGGTGGTAAAGATACAGATGTGAAGCAAAACTTTTCAGCTCTGTCATTCCACAGGGGTGGAGCGAACCACACGATTGTGCAGGCATAACAGCCTTACAACTAGTGCTAACGCAAGTTAGAAGTCTAGCTCTTCTGTGCTCCTAAAAAGATGTTAATTTCTAACTCTTAAGATCTATAAAGATTAATCTCTGTTCTTTAGGTGCTTACGTTGACTCAGAATTTTTCCTTCTCATTCACTTAATTTTATGGTTTTTTGGagtaaataaaagtttgttaAATGTAACTATGACTGATAATGTACATGTGCTCTTTACCGTGTTTAACTTCTACCAACTCTATTAAGCTCAGGGTCTGTTTTGTTGTGGATAAACGTCTGACTGGCCTTGCAGATTTATATAGTGTCCACGCTAACAAAGTCAACTGAGGTTCCACACGAATGAGTGTGGTTTGTCAGGGCCATCCAAAAAGAACTCAAAATTCCTTGCATTTTTCCCTCATGTACTTCCTGCTTTCCCCTCTGTGGTCTCCAGGTCTGCTGCTGAATCTACCGGATTCTTATCTGTGACAAGTACCGATCTATGACTGATCCCCCCTACCAGGTATGAAATATACACATGAACATTTCAAATGTGCTGTGAATAACCGAGTCATGTTGGGCTTTTCTGGTGAGTCTTTTAGTCACTTTTGACCTTGACCCATCCAGCTATAGCTCATGTTGCTACGGTCACTGGGGTGAACAGATGCAGTGGTTTGAGTTGTTTTTAAGTCTTTGTGTGAACTGTGTCAGAAAAGCCTTGAGGGGACATCCAAAGCTGCACTATAATTAAGTGTTAGATGATACTTCAGGGCTCTCTGCTGTTTGACTGTTCTACTTTTCTTAACATCAACCATCTGCAGAGAAGTCAGTTAGGTAAGAAATTCAACTGACTTAACAAATTGTCCCCAAAAAACCCACCCATCTGAAAAAATCCGGACTAATTACCCCTCAGCCTGCTTGTATGATGGCCACAGTGTCTTTAAGGACCAAGAACGTGGACttgctgtatttttatttgatttcggTTATTGATATTGACTAGACTCCAATAACATCtagtaaattattattttaatttataacaTTTTGAACAGTTAAAATCGATCAATAACCCTTTTAATTGGCTTAAATATTGGGAAATGCTGCTGTACTCTTTTTCTTAGAAATTTGATGTGATTTTATGTGTACAGATTTTAGCTGGTTTTCCTCAGATGACCCAGTAGTTAAGCCAGTTAGATGGATATTTCAGACATGCACTTTGCAGTACAAGGGACAAATTTGGATTGGATGTACCTTAGGATCCcttttttcagaaaagcacGTTAGCcatgaatatattaaaaaaaggtgaCCATACACTCAATTTTTACAAGAGTGTTCAATGTCCATTTGCCTCAGTCTCAACAATATGGGCTgttcaattagaaaaaaatactgtctTTAAACTTGTGGGGTACCTgcagaatattataaatattttgattttctcGTGGCTAACATGTTTTCCTGAAAGGGGGGATTCTAAGGTACATCCATACCAAAACTGTAAAGCACGATTATTTTAATAACTCCACCGCAATAATGAATGTATAGTCACTGTCCTTTTTGGGCTTTACCCATAGCAGAAATGGAGCATTTTAGGAAGGTGTATGATCATACTTTTTGGTTAATaagtttttaatgtaaatatgaTTTCTATCAGTGTCTCTCAGCACTTTCTGGTTGGCACGTTGCTAGGGCAGTCACTGCTGCAGCTATATTTATGCGGGTGCCTTAGTacactttttaaccctttaactccaGAGCTGTCACCAGCGACAGCTAAATAAAACATGCTCTTTGGACTTGCACTTCACTATATTGAAATggtgcatatcagtgcaaatctgcttttctccgcttaagaatctgttggaattacgtCTGTAAACtgttaaagagttacggtaaCACAGAGAACGTCAATACTGGAGATAAGTCTCCGATGTTAAAGGGTTTATGGTGTGTAATTCATTAAGTGTGTGGATTCTGAGTCattacctttctttttttttacctggattgtttcaggtgttCTGTCTTGACCCACAATGATGCCAGTGGATGTGACCAATCGCAACGGCCCCGCCGCCACACCTCCCACCTCACTTAGCCTTCGCTCCTCTCACAATCAGCTTCTCACCAGCGATGTCATCAAACAGGGCTTGGCCACACCACCCAAATGTCGCAAAAAATATGCCCTCACAAGTATCCAGACAGCCATGGGTCTGGGAGAAGCAGCGCCTCCATCATCATCTCCATCCTCCTCTCCGTCGCAGTCTTCAACACCTACAAACTCTAAACTAGCTAAGAATGGAGTTAACCAACTTCGAAAGGCTGGTCAGGaccagaacaaaaacacaactggcTGTGATGTGATGGAACTTGACTATAACTCAGAAACTATGGAAGATGACTTCAATGTCAATACAGTAGAGGAACAGAATAGTTGCATTCTAACAAATAATGACCGAGAGGAGGATGGGTCTGACTTTAATGCTGAACCTTATTTATGTGCCAGCAGTGATGTAGAGTCTGAGCAGAATAAAGATTCAGACTTGGATAGCGACGCTAACACCACTGTGGAGGTAAAACTGAATAACAACACACCGGATCTGGAGCTTAACTTGAATGGGGAGGCAGACGAGAATGATGACATCAGTATTCTGTCGGAGAAGGAACTGATGTCCAAGGTAAGGCTTGAAGAAGACGAGCTGGTGGAAGAgcaggaagatgaagagaagaAGCCTTTACTTGTGATTGGAAGCAAATCGCCCGTGAAGAGCCTCAGAGGTTCTTCAGACTTTGAAATCATCTCTGACATTCACTCCAACATCAAGCTCCTTCAATCAAGCAAGAACTCTGTTGTgccccctcctccctccccgCGAAGACAAGCCAGTCCAGAAGACACTCCATTGATGTCCTTGGCCTCCtgcccctcctcttcctcttcttctccagAGACTAAAAAGGACAGAAGGACCGGGGCAAAGACAGACTGTGCTTTGAACCGCATCCAGAATCTGAACCCCAGTGACGAAGAGTTGAGTTGGACGACCCTGTCCCAGGAGAGCAACTCCCCTGAAGAGACTGGTAGGTGCCAACACAAACTCATGCTGTACGTTTCTCCTTTACTCTTTCTTGCCACTGGCATTTGTTACAGAGAGTGGCGTTGCCATCTCTTACGACAGTCTTTTCTgtaattaaaaatgttgctatTCATTCCATCCTGATCTGGGACTGTGCTTTCACAGTGCTCCTGCTGTTTACAACGGCCCTCCAGGCGGCTTTTAACAAGGTGACTCAGTTGGGCTCCGCCagattaaaaacacataaagGCTGTCGAGCATAGTATTGTTTATCCATTAAACGTTCACTATAACATCTCCGGGAagtttttgtgttatttcaCAAAAGGTTAGAAAGAACATGTCACAGTTTAGCTGATTTCTTTTGCTGCAGTACGTGAACTTCAATCTTATTCTCATAAATGTTGGACTTTTTTCTGAAACTTTATTGGTAGCGCACATTCTTGGCAGCATTTCTTGCTGTTTTGTCAGGTAGTGTCACGTTGAGTTTTgctcaaagtatttttttgtttgtttctcataAAGTTTCATCGATTGtggaaaaaagttgtttttatgttctaCTTTTTGggtaataataacaaaaaaatccgTCAGCTGCAGAGCTTGAGTCTTGATTCTTGAATCCCAGTTCTAAAACTTAACTTAAGAGATATACTCTCTTACAACATCACTTCTGCCCCCCCTCAATTCACTCGGATGATCCACAGTTGCTTAGACTGAAGGCTCAAAACAACAGTGTTTCACTAGCAcattataaaaatatttctacATATACATTTGCTGCTGGTGGTAAATTTGTCTCTTATTATGTCTTTTTgtccaattattttttttctaaactgtaaAACTTAACTTGAAAATTGTGTTGATGTTGTTTCTGTTaagtttcattatttttaagttttcctaattttgttaTCTATGGATGATGAAACAGAACAAGACCTTGGAAGGACTGTAGCTACTGGCTTCTGTTGGCTTTAGGGTTGAATTAAGcgcaagaggaaaaaaaatattcttttcaaaataactcTAACAATTACtataaaaaaagtgttatttccaaatgaacaaaatcaaaattttcaAAACAAGTTCATATGACCAATTATTGAGAACAATCACTGCTAGAGAAGCTACACCACACCTTCAAGTCTTCTTTGAGTTAAAttgtgtctgtctgtttttatgactgctgcagtttacagttgaaattattgctttttttaacgtttaagtacatttttttctgaattgttGCCTCTGAATCCTCGTGGTGATCGTTATTGCATGTCTGGTTGCTACCATATCAATGTGGGACTGTGCAGACTGAGCTGGGGTTTCTTTCACAGGCTTGTGTTAGCTTAATTTTGTGGGTTGGAGGGCTTGATGACACTACACTTGCATAGAGAAGCTAATGCAAATACACATCCTAACCGTTTCAGCTGTGCCCAACATCATACTTTAACTCTACTCCGCATCAGGCACACCTGGTGTGAAGCTTCTTCCCAACTGTTACTGAAGTGTGCTTATTGTTTTCTGACCTCTTAGATAGAGGAAACGGATTGCATAGGCATGGGTAAGGAGATGGGGcattgtaaaattaaaaatctataTAAAAATTTGGCAGAAAGTTCAGCAATGGACTATTCTTTACTTATGAGATGCCaaattactgtgttgtgttgtttatTCCAGTATTGttgtaaattaaacaaaaaaaatctataggAAAGTGTCTATTACAGCTAAGCAAAGCTTGAAGAATAGAGTTCCGGCCATATGATACTTTGTTTTGAATTTAAtcctaaaaaggtttttttcttgtctgaatTAAGGATTAAGGAAAATTGGGATTTACCATAGTTGTTCTGCTTCACACAGATGTCTCTGTTTCTGCTTTGTCAGTGCTCAGTCATGTTAGTTTTTGAAATCTCTGCAgctccaaacataaaatgggCTTCAATAGAACCTCCAAAAATCTCCGTTAGACTCATTTGAGGAGCATGTTGTGTGGCATTGCACATGTTTAAGCGTTTGCCTTAATGCATGGTTGTTTCGGTACTCGAAAGGGGAAGCGCCATTACAAATCTCCATTGCTCCAGATAGAGAAGGCAGAGACGACTATAACAAACCTGTCTCAGCTGGAGGGAACGCACAGCCTCTCCCCCTTCTTAAATGTCTGTCTCTCTTTTCCCTCTTTGCCTCAGTCTCTATCTCGTGTTGCTGGTACTGTTCTCTCAGGCAGCCTTTCTTCTCGTCTTCCCTGCCCCTCTCCTTTCAGATCACGCTGCCTCCGAATCTGTGCTCTCCCATGTCCCGATGCCCCTCCGGTCTCCGCTCTCTCGTGTGCCTCCTCACCCCTCTTTACCAGCCTCTCCCCCTtccctctctgtctgtctgggaTTCTCTCTGATCACAGCAGCAAGTTTTTGCTGTTTGAGAAGCAGCTAGCTAACTATGATGCTGGGGAAAGACTATATGCTGGCAATTGTGATTGTCAATCACGAGGGTAGGTGCTTTTGTCACGGGGTCGGCTGGAAGCAACACTGTGGGGTTGGTTAGTTTGCGCCGTCCGAGTGTGTCAGTGTGGCTCTTGCAGGAGTATCAGCAAATGTGTTTTGGGGCTTTCTCCGATTGGTGCACAAAGTTAGTTCATGGCTGCATTGGTCTGACACACGTAAAGGATCTGCAGTTTGTGCATGCTAGTGCTGGTGCGCCGTGAGGGAAGCTGTCGGTCCATGTTGGTATCATTTGTCAGGCAGACGTGTGTATCCGTGTGCATGCCTTTTCTTGTTGCTCCACAGACTCACACTTctcccctcccccctggctCAACTGTATTCTGCATAGAGATGTGTGCGTGCCGGTTGTCACATGCTAACTGCTCCATAGCTCCCTTGTGGTACATTTTTACGGCGCAttggcactttaacataacTGCGATCTGCATGCCAGATCCCCACGTTGCATTTCTATACTTGCCTAATTGCTTGCAACTGACACCGCTGATTTTGTATCATGTACCGTAATAACTCAGAGTTCAACTTTGATGTCTGCTTGCCACTTCCTTGGTGTGTACATGCTTTTCGCTTTCATTCTCATTCATGAGTTCCCATCCTTCCTCTTACTCAAAGCAGAGACAGTCATTTTAGGACCGCTGTAGTTTTATTTGCTCTGacctatttatttgtttatggaGACTACAACTCCCATACAGTGCAGCTTCACAGCTCGtatgtgcatctgtgtgtgtctccGTTCCTTCTTAGTCTGGACTCGTCTACTCGTTCTGACATGTAGCCTGATTTTATGGCCACAGGTCCATGTTTTATCAGTGTGTGGTCAACAGTTTAGAAACTGCTTGAAAttgtgtacacacacacacacacacgcacacgcacacacacacacccacacccccccacacacacacacacacacacacacacacacacacagagcaccATTCTAGTCGGTCAGAGCTTATATCATCTTTAGGAGCTGCTGTCCCCATTTCTGCAACTTGGCATCAGTTTACCTTTCATCCTCTGCTACAGCCTTCTCTGCAGGCGTGCATGTGCTCTTcacttcatggttttgtttcttgtgtttgATGTAGATGAAAAGACTTTGGGTAAATCAGTGACAACAGATTCCAACAAAACACAATCATCTTACgagtgttttattattttcttaggAAAACTAGAGCTATGGTGCCTTAAGCAACCTTCACACGGCTCTCTGCAACGTGCGCTTAAGCAGCCACttacaatgaaaagtctttcAGGAAGGATTTCAGGAACTTTCGCATTCACACATAGATACGACAGGGTCTACGACTTTTctcgggctctacgtacaaaacgcacaGACATTGAAtgcacgttgaaagttaaaccaagttaaactttgaccaatcttgGACtcgaatttggtagtgacgtatggatggcggcCCCTTTtaaattcacggaagtgccaagcggttaaaaattgatcatgaaggagagatTCATCGTTGCCGTTTGTGCTCGGCTGGAATTCTATTAcagcaagtctttcatatagtggaaaagagctgtgaaagaagaagCCTTGAGCAAGATTCTTAAGATTTGCACCATGACAGCATTTCACACCAGGACCGACAGCACGTGGTGGCCacgcgctagtaaacagtagaaaagaaaaagaagaggaagaccCTCAATGCCTATCTAGTGTAAACACCATAGGCTATATGTTCAGGAACTCATgtttagcgcgttcttgaaccCACGCCACATGCCCAGCATGTCTGTAGTTTTAGAGACAAATGCCTCACGAAcatatgagagaaaaaaagaagcataaaGTAGTGAAGGGTAAGTTGTAAATTGATCACATATCCACTTAATGAAACTGGTGATATTTTTGCAGAATTTTTGGAGAAGAAAACACGATGGCAGATGTCCagtataaatgtttttacttgtgcttgtaaaagatgtaatattttTCAATTCTGCTCACATTTTAATCATTGGGATTTGACAAAATGTCCAGAGCTGGGCATGTACTTTTTCTTCTAGAAATTTATCTCTTTacacatattttgaaatcagACATATTTTTCATTCTTGTGGGTTTTTTGTTGCATTAATCTCAGCAATTTCTGTCCAGttctttctggaaaaaaatgataaaattaagttaaatattATCCTGAAACCTCCGACCAAGTTGGACTTTCTGCTTTCAGGATGTCCTCTTACTAGTTGGTTGCTTGTTGCACTTTAGCTTGGACTCATTCCTGTATTTTTGCCCActttcaccttttttctttctgttttttaattgctcATCAGATATTTGGAGTGAGCAGTCATTCCAGACAGACCCCGACCTCCCTCCGGGATGGAAGAAGATCACAGACATGGCTGGCATCTACTACTGGCACATTCCGACAGGTACCACCCAGTGGGAGCGACCTGCTGCCCGTCCACCTCACCCCGGAGAAACTGAGTTCACAACCTTGGGGGATCATTCAACTTCAGCACCACGTAAACACTCGCTGGGCTCCCTCAGCCCCTCGCCCACTCCTGACCACGAGGTGAGAGCTTAAGAAAGTGCATTTGATCAGATGGTTGAAGTTTAgaaagattatttaaaaaaaaacatttttttattgatttccaAGAACACTACATTTttggttggtaaaaaaaaataaatttttgtcTTAGTAAAAGTCCTGAATGTTGAGAAAATTcacaagttgttttaatgagatcATTAATGCCCCAAATCTCTGTATATTCTTTAGATGTCTTACCATCTGTCACAGACCACAGAAAATATATTGAATTTTTGATGACTCCTTATGTGTTTTTCTACAGTCGTCCCAGGCTGAGATCTTCTTCCGAGCGTCAACCCGCTCAGGCAGCACCACTTCTGACAGCTCTGTGGAGCCCCTCTCAGCTCATGAGCACATCCTCCCCACGTGTGGATTTGTCAACAGCTGCTACTTTGTAAGCTTCAgaagaattgtttttaaatctccTTTTCCACACGTTCTTAAAAAAGTATAacctgcttttattgttgtcctcctgaaagaaaaaaaccttagtCGTGTAGCATGATGGCTTTAGGACAGAGTGTTAAAGGAGATTGATGGAGATCAGCAATGTGTAGATACAATATTGATCGACTGAGAATGGCCTGATGTTGATGGATTGACGTGTTGGAACCAGATTCCTGATAATTCTTTATGTGGCCACTGACCTTGAGGCCTCTCCTTTTTAAGCTGACAAAGTGACAAACTAGATTATGACCTAATAGAAATGACAACATTTCACATCTCATCGTCGTCTCATTCGATCCTCTGTCTTTTCAGCCTCGCTCCACTTCTCCACAGGGGACGTCCGATCAAGAAAGTCACTCCCAGCATCATGAGGACGAAGATAAGGCAGGGAATTTaagcatttctttttctgttcacaTTCTACTTGAACTCAGTGGAGTTCTGGGCTAAATGGGTCAATTCTTTTTTCCTGTAACACTAGAGATGTTGCCAGCAACACCTAAACAACCCCACGATCTTTGACATAACTCAAGTTAGAAATGGG
The sequence above is a segment of the Oryzias latipes chromosome 1, ASM223467v1 genome. Coding sequences within it:
- the LOC101174805 gene encoding amyloid-beta A4 precursor protein-binding family B member 2 isoform X2; its protein translation is MMPVDVTNRNGPAATPPTSLSLRSSHNQLLTSDVIKQGLATPPKCRKKYALTSIQTAMGLGEAAPPSSSPSSSPSQSSTPTNSKLAKNGVNQLRKAGQDQNKNTTGCDVMELDYNSETMEDDFNVNTVEEQNSCILTNNDREEDGSDFNAEPYLCASSDVESEQNKDSDLDSDANTTVEVKLNNNTPDLELNLNGEADENDDISILSEKELMSKVRLEEDELVEEQEDEEKKPLLVIGSKSPVKSLRGSSDFEIISDIHSNIKLLQSSKNSVVPPPPSPRRQASPEDTPLMSLASCPSSSSSSPETKKDRRTGAKTDCALNRIQNLNPSDEELSWTTLSQESNSPEETDIWSEQSFQTDPDLPPGWKKITDMAGIYYWHIPTGTTQWERPAARPPHPGETEFTTLGDHSTSAPRKHSLGSLSPSPTPDHESSQAEIFFRASTRSGSTTSDSSVEPLSAHEHILPTCGFVNSCYFPRSTSPQGTSDQESHSQHHEDEDKKQVWSEFGGKIDSEMWKDLQAATVNPDPSLKEFEGATLRYASLKLRSCPALEENETTNVKSESEAKCFAVRSLGWVEMGEEDLAPGKSSVAVNNCIRQLSYCKNDIRDTVGIWGEGKDMYLVLENNMLNLVDPMDRSVLHSQPIASIRVWGVGRDNGRERDFAYVARDKNTRILKCHVFRCDTPAKAIATSLHEICSRIMTERKNAKAMAGGSLQDRMQAGLDLPLQEFPTPKTELVQKFQVLYLGMMPVARPIGMDILNGAIDSLMGSSTKEDWTPVALNVADATVTISKDQDEEEVLVECRVRFLSFMGVGRNIHTFAFIMDAGGHRFDCHVFWCDPNAGSVSEAVQAACMLRYQKCLVARPLSQKACGSSPPGDSVSRRVSTSVKRGVLSLIDTLKQKRPVTELPQ